Proteins encoded by one window of Elaeis guineensis isolate ETL-2024a chromosome 12, EG11, whole genome shotgun sequence:
- the LOC105055601 gene encoding G-type lectin S-receptor-like serine/threonine-protein kinase SD2-2 — protein MARKACHFLFFSTLLGASMASELNSTIATVLIVGNSTFRSPNRTFELGFFCPNAGVACFLAIWYASLPIRTVVWVANRAAPVPRRPGSPSALLTHPDGRLAVADSSGSFVWLSDNPRPASSVRLLNSGNLLLLSPGGATVWQSFDHPADTWLPDMAVTPSRPLVSWRSPSDPSPGLYSLRLRGGEFKLEFSGSASYWSTGKWTGKLFAGVPEMTVQYIYNFSFSDPFGPNASFSYSVVSAPTEGAGPVLTRFVVDSSGQLMQYIWSQQAASWDMFWSRPASVCRVYGRCGSLGLCVGGLRPCDCPSGFRPADSAAWSSGDFSGGCSRDDDFLCYADGFKEIGAVDFDGAVTVEISGVSRSSCEDSCWRNCSCFGLNYDSETSVCRNLYGNAYNLRNSTDSRIFFLRVSASMSDNFSKKSKATWKKTMIIAISCGGLSAILGPIALLVVVLIRNWRREGKGGGEEDEGAFSNVKVFTYKELLAATRGFSKKLGHGSFGAVFRGELPDSSSVAVKRLERPVGGGGDREFRAEVRTIGSVHHVNLVRLRGFCSDDPHRILVYDYMPLGSLSAYLCRDRRLPLSWAASFRIAVGTAKGIAYLHEECRDRIIHCDIKPENILLDGDFTPKVSDFGLAKLVGRDRSRVMTAMRGTRGYVAPEWIAGTAITAKADVYSYGMMLLEILGGRRNVEASAPPEAEDGWFFPHWAARRIVEGEVAAVVDPALEGEYDRGEAERAARVAVWCIQDEEAARPSMGTVVKMLEGTVEVTVPLLPRLLEALVAGDSFPPVGGISSSWSGGRSDGRSSAGAAESDRIGEAESRTSELQNLTS, from the coding sequence ATGGCGAGAAAAGCCTGCCATTTCCTCTTCTTCTCAACTCTTCTCGGTGCTTCCATGGCTTCCGAGCTCAATTCTACCATCGCCACCGTGCTGATCGTCGGCAACTCCACTTTCCGGAGCCCCAACCGGACCTTCGAGCTCGGCTTCTTCTGCCCCAACGCCGGCGTCGCCTGTTTCCTCGCCATCTGGTACGCCTCCCTCCCCATTCGCACCGTCGTCTGGGTCGCCAACCGCGCCGCCCCCGTCCCCCGCCGCCCCGGCTccccctccgccctcctcacccaCCCCGACGGCCGCCTCGCCGTCGCCGACTCCTCCGGCTCCTTCGTCTGGCTCTCAGACAACCCCCGCCCCGCCTCCTCCGTCCGCCTCCTCAACTCcggcaacctcctcctcctctcccctGGCGGCGCCACCGTCTGGCAGAGCTTCGACCACCCTGCCGACACCTGGCTTCCGGACATGGCCGTCACCCCAAGCCGCCCCCTGGTCTCTTGGCGGAGCCCCTCCGACCCCTCCCCGGGCCTCTACTCCCTCCGCCTCCGCGGCGGCGAGTTCAAGCTCGAGTTCTCCGGCTCTGCCAGCTACTGGTCGACCGGGAAGTGGACGGGGAAACTGTTCGCCGGCGTGCCGGAGATGACGGTCCAGTACATCTACAACTTTTCGTTCTCGGACCCGTTCGGCCCGAACGCGTCCTTCTCCTACTCGGTGGTCTCGGCGCCGACGGAGGGCGCGGGGCCTGTCTTGACGAGGTTCGTTGTCGATTCCTCCGGCCAGCTGATGCAGTACATCTGGTCGCAGCAGGCGGCGAGCTGGGACATGTTCTGGTCTCGCCCGGCCAGCGTCTGCCGGGTGTACGGCCGCTGCGGGAGCCTCGGTCTCTGCGTCGGTGGCCTCCGCCCCTGCGACTGCCCCTCCGGGTTCCGCCCCGCCGATTCTGCAGCCTGGAGCTCCGGCGACTTCTCCGGCGGGTGCTCCCGCGATGACGACTTCCTTTGCTACGCCGACGGATTCAAGGAGATCGGTGCTGTCGATTTCGACGGCGCCGTCACGGTCGAAATTTCCGGCGTAAGCAGAAGCTCCTGCGAGGACTCGTGCTGGAGAAATTGCTCCTGCTTCGGTCTAAACTACGATTCCGAAACCAGTGTTTGCCGGAATTTGTACGGCAACGCCTATAATCTCCGGAACAGCACGGATTCCCGAATTTTCTTTCTTAGGGTTTCGGCCTCGATGAGCGATAACTTTTCAAAAAAATCCAAAGCGACATGGAAGAAAACGATGATAATCGCGATAAGCTGTGGAGGCTTGTCGGCGATTTTGGGACCCATTGCTTTACTTGTGGTGGTTTTGATAAGGAACTGGAGAAGAGAAGggaaaggaggaggagaggaagacgAAGGAGCTTTCTCGAACGTAAAGGTGTTCACCTACAAGGAGCTCTTGGCGGCGACGCGGGGCTTCTCGAAGAAGCTAGGTCACGGGAGCTTCGGCGCGGTCTTCCGAGGCGAGCTTCCGGACTCCTCCTCGGTGGCCGTGAAGCGGCTGGAGCGCCCCGTTGGCGGCGGCGGTGATCGGGAGTTCCGGGCGGAGGTCCGCACCATAGGGAGCGTCCACCACGTCAACCTGGTCCGCCTCCGGGGCTTCTGCTCCGACGACCCCCACCGCATCCTCGTCTACGACTACATGCCCCTCGGATCGCTTAGCGCATATCTCTGCCGCGATCGCCGTCTGCCGCTGAGTTGGGCGGCGAGTTTCCGGATCGCCGTCGGCACGGCGAAGGGTATCGCCTACCTCCACGAGGAGTGCCGGGACCGCATCATCCACTGTGACATCAAGCCGGAGAACATCTTGCTTGACGGCGACTTCACCCCGAAGGTGTCGGATTTCGGTCTGGCGAAGCTTGTCGGCCGGGATCGGAGCCGGGTGATGACGGCGATGAGGGGGACGCGGGGATATGTCGCGCCGGAATGGATCGCTGGCACGGCGATCACCGCCAAGGCGGACGTGTACAGCTACGGGATGATGCTGCTGGAGATCCTGGGCGGGCGGCGCAACGTGGAAGCGTCGGCGCCGCCAGAGGCGGAGGATGGGTGGTTCTTCCCGCATTGGGCGGCGAGGAGGATCGTGGAGGGGGAGGTGGCGGCTGTGGTGGACCCGGCGCTGGAGGGAGAGTACGACCGGGGGGAGGCGGAGCGGGCGGCGCGGGTGGCTGTGTGGTGCATCCAGGACGAGGAGGCGGCGCGGCCGTCCATGGGGACTGTGGTGAAGATGCTGGAGGGTACCGTGGAGGTGACCGTACCGTTGCTGCCGCGGCTTCTGGAGGCGCTAGTGGCCGGGGACTCGTTCCCGCCGGTGGGCGGGATCTCATCGTCGTGGAGTGGTGGCCGTTCGGATGGAAGGAGCTCGGCCGGTGCGGCCGAGTCGGACCGGATTGGGGAAGCCGAATCGCGTACGTCCGAGTTGCAGAACTTGACGAGTTAG
- the LOC105055600 gene encoding uncharacterized protein isoform X1 encodes MMEAELCSCRTLLSSREESGDEELSVVPRHTKVIVTGNNRTKSVLVGLQGVVKKAVGLGGWHWLVLKNGVEVKLQRNALGVLEAPTGNEEDDDEIDCNNSICSSSDMGDKDVDYSSIELHKPTKRRVRHTRPWASSVKAMSQTSYRDTKAHIFKPRKRVNLAKLGTATLWRYWRHFNLLSTNPNPSKEQLVHRVQHHFLSQQVDEMQVIVGFIQTARRLKTLHS; translated from the exons ATGATGGAGGCTGAGCTGTGTTCCTGTCGAACTCTTTTGTCATCTCGGGAAGAAAGTGGAGATGAGGAGCTTTCTGTGGTCCCTAGGCACACAAAGGTCATTGTTACAGGGAACAACAGAACAAAGTCTGTTTTGGTGGGACTGCAGGGTGTTGTCAAGAAGGCTGTTGGTCTTGGTGGCTGGCACTGGCTG GTCCTCAAGAATGGGGTGGAGGTGAAGTTGCAGAGGAATGCTTTGGGTGTGCTGGAAGCTCCAACTGGAAATGAGGAAGATGATGATGAAATTGACTGCAATAACTCGATTTGTAGTAGCTCTGACATGGGAGATAAAGATGTTGATTACT CCAGCATCGAGCTTCATAAGCCAACAAAACGAAGGGTTCGGCATACCAGACCTTGGGCATCCTCAGTCAAGGCAATGAGTCAAACTAGCTACAGAGACACAAAAGCTCATATCTTTAAGCCTCGAAAG AGGGTGAATTTGGCAAAACTTGGAACTGCCACTTTATGGAGATACTGGAGGCATTTCAATCTG CTCAGCACCAATCCCAATCCATCTAAGGAGCAACTGGTTCACAGAGTGCAGCATCATTTCTTATCTCAG CAAGTGGATGAGATGCAGGTGATTGTGGGCTTCATCCAAACTGCGAGGAGGTTGAAAACTCTCCACTCTTGA
- the LOC105055604 gene encoding probable E3 ubiquitin-protein ligase RHB1A isoform X2, producing MGGCCCCSSRRAEADRAPVYYYCPQDLEEREPLSTNRGTSSVVSSGLLVDTNLETSTPGTYRAPPAPLPYDVGLTSSQTSPGNLENRPIKIDHVQAADSQPIGETDGRLEGSDTCQTLSKSDCKSKTVFEHEPPETEDEPSKVDAPIVSVTDDEDVCPTCLEEYDAENPRILTKCEHHFHLSCILEWMERSDTCPVCDQIMVIDHMSSE from the exons ATGGGTGGTTGCTGTTGCTGTTCATCCAGAAGAGCTGAAGCAGATAGGGCACCAGTTTATTACTAT TGCCCGCAAGATTTAGAAGAGCGTGAACCATTGTCTACCAACCGTGGTACATCTTCTGTAGTATCTAGCGGCTTACTTGTTGATACAAATTTGGAGACATCTACTCCAGGCACTTACCGAGCACCTCCTGCACCATTGCCTTACGATGTGGGCTTAACAAGTTCACAAACTTCACCTGGAAACTTGGAAAACCGTCCAATCAAGATCGATCATGTGCAAGCAGCAGATTCTCAGCCAATAGGAGAAACTGATGGAAGGTTAGAAGGATCAGATACATGTCAGACTTTGTCAAAGTCCGACTGCAAGAGTAAAACTGTTTTTGAACATGAGCCCCCTGAAACAGAAGATGAACCTTCCAAGGTGGATGCACCTATTGTTTCAGTtactgatgatgaagatgtttgcCCCACTTGTCTTGAAG AATATGATGCTGAGAACCCTCGCATTTTAACGAAATGTGAACATCACTTTCATCTTTCTTGCATTCTTGAGTGGATGGAGAGAAGTGATACCTGCCCCGTTTGTGACCAG ATCATGGTGATCGATCACATGTCTAGTGAGTAG
- the LOC105055604 gene encoding probable E3 ubiquitin-protein ligase RHB1A isoform X1 — MESFFISIFDFSLQSKKKIYIYLIFRHPFSAFYILHGIKPSKNPFLHSFSLFDGEAEEAEDDPRFSDDRRNPRQRLGGLSGEFRRSFILLCPQDLEEREPLSTNRGTSSVVSSGLLVDTNLETSTPGTYRAPPAPLPYDVGLTSSQTSPGNLENRPIKIDHVQAADSQPIGETDGRLEGSDTCQTLSKSDCKSKTVFEHEPPETEDEPSKVDAPIVSVTDDEDVCPTCLEEYDAENPRILTKCEHHFHLSCILEWMERSDTCPVCDQIMVIDHMSSE; from the exons ATGGAATCTTTTTTTATTTCGATATTTGATTTTTCgcttcagtcaaaaaaaaaaatatatatatatttgattttcCGCCACCCGTTCTCGGCCTTTTATATTCTACACGGTATAAAGCCTTCGAAGAATCCCTTcctacactctttctctctcttcgatgGAGAAGCGGAGGAGGCAGAGGACGATCCTCGCTTCTCCGACGACCGAAGAAACCCTCGTCAGCGTCTCGGAGGTCTAAGCGGGGAATTTCGGCGATCTTTCATTCTACTG TGCCCGCAAGATTTAGAAGAGCGTGAACCATTGTCTACCAACCGTGGTACATCTTCTGTAGTATCTAGCGGCTTACTTGTTGATACAAATTTGGAGACATCTACTCCAGGCACTTACCGAGCACCTCCTGCACCATTGCCTTACGATGTGGGCTTAACAAGTTCACAAACTTCACCTGGAAACTTGGAAAACCGTCCAATCAAGATCGATCATGTGCAAGCAGCAGATTCTCAGCCAATAGGAGAAACTGATGGAAGGTTAGAAGGATCAGATACATGTCAGACTTTGTCAAAGTCCGACTGCAAGAGTAAAACTGTTTTTGAACATGAGCCCCCTGAAACAGAAGATGAACCTTCCAAGGTGGATGCACCTATTGTTTCAGTtactgatgatgaagatgtttgcCCCACTTGTCTTGAAG AATATGATGCTGAGAACCCTCGCATTTTAACGAAATGTGAACATCACTTTCATCTTTCTTGCATTCTTGAGTGGATGGAGAGAAGTGATACCTGCCCCGTTTGTGACCAG ATCATGGTGATCGATCACATGTCTAGTGAGTAG
- the LOC105055600 gene encoding uncharacterized protein isoform X2 codes for MMEAELCSCRTLLSSREESGDEELSVVPRHTKVIVTGNNRTKSVLVGLQGVVKKAVGLGGWHWLVLKNGVEVKLQRNALGVLEAPTGNEEDDDEIDCNNSICSSSDMGDKDVDYSSIELHKPTKRRVRHTRPWASSVKAMSQTSYRDTKAHIFKPRKRVNLAKLGTATLWRYWRHFNLLSTNPNPSKEQLVHRVQHHFLSQWMRCR; via the exons ATGATGGAGGCTGAGCTGTGTTCCTGTCGAACTCTTTTGTCATCTCGGGAAGAAAGTGGAGATGAGGAGCTTTCTGTGGTCCCTAGGCACACAAAGGTCATTGTTACAGGGAACAACAGAACAAAGTCTGTTTTGGTGGGACTGCAGGGTGTTGTCAAGAAGGCTGTTGGTCTTGGTGGCTGGCACTGGCTG GTCCTCAAGAATGGGGTGGAGGTGAAGTTGCAGAGGAATGCTTTGGGTGTGCTGGAAGCTCCAACTGGAAATGAGGAAGATGATGATGAAATTGACTGCAATAACTCGATTTGTAGTAGCTCTGACATGGGAGATAAAGATGTTGATTACT CCAGCATCGAGCTTCATAAGCCAACAAAACGAAGGGTTCGGCATACCAGACCTTGGGCATCCTCAGTCAAGGCAATGAGTCAAACTAGCTACAGAGACACAAAAGCTCATATCTTTAAGCCTCGAAAG AGGGTGAATTTGGCAAAACTTGGAACTGCCACTTTATGGAGATACTGGAGGCATTTCAATCTG CTCAGCACCAATCCCAATCCATCTAAGGAGCAACTGGTTCACAGAGTGCAGCATCATTTCTTATCTCAG TGGATGAGATGCAGGTGA